GATGATTATGAAGATGGTCGAATTTAAAATGATCCGGGAGGGGTATGAGGTAACTGTAGCGAAAAATGGGAAGGAGGCTGCTGCCATTGTCAACGAGCAGGATTTTGATCTTATTATAACGGATGTATTGATGCCGTATATGACAGGTTTAGAGCTTATTAATCTTGTAAGGGAAAAACTGGGTAAGAAAACTCCTATTATCGTTCTTAGCAAGATAGGGCTGGAAGATACTGTATTGAAAGCATTTAAGATGGGAGCCGATGATTATATGGTCAAGCCATTTAGTCCGAGTGAATTGTCGATACGGGCAAAGCGACTTTTAAACAAATAATATGAACCATTGCAAATATCATATAAGCAATTACTTTTTCAGAAGCCTTTTCTTAATTCTGTTTTGGGGAATTTCTGCAGTCGTTACCGGGCAGGAGCTGCCTGTTGATTCAACGTACAAGCTGGCAAGGGAATGGGCATTGGCAGGGAAATATGACAGGGCCAGAAGCATTTGCGATCA
This genomic stretch from Bacteroidota bacterium harbors:
- a CDS encoding response regulator transcription factor, which produces MRILICEDDEMIMKMVEFKMIREGYEVTVAKNGKEAAAIVNEQDFDLIITDVLMPYMTGLELINLVREKLGKKTPIIVLSKIGLEDTVLKAFKMGADDYMVKPFSPSELSIRAKRLLNK